The genomic interval ACGACTTTAACAGTCTAACTATAAGCTAAGCTCACAATATCGGCAAAAGTTTTCTAGTTCGagtgaatttttgttttacttaagGTTGAAAATATGCTTTACTTTCATTTAAGCAAAAATAAGATCGAGAAAGTATGTTTCTCTtccctaattttaatttaactataagAAAATGCTGtaagaaaatctaaaaatatatatctgatcaaaaaacttttttttttcaaaagaaccaacatgtttcaaatttttacataaaaatcaatacaataatttaacaactttttagaCGGTTCAAaagatcaaatttatttaaattgctCAAAAACGTAAATGTCCCATCAAACCAATTTTGTTTCCATCCATTTAGcatggaaagagaaaaaggtgaaagttgtataataatttgaaattagaaGCATACAAATGgtgagagaaataaaaaagagagagaaaaaagtgtTAGGAATAACAGaggatagaaaagaaaagtacaGATACCTAAGCGTGAAGTTAACGCCGTTCCTACCTAACCGAATTCTTCCAAAATTCGTaatatgagaacaaaataatttcatttttaaaataggatACAGAACAAAAATTCAACTTCTAacttaaagacaaaataaacatttaagtCTTTCTAAAACTATATAACCTCTACCCCTTAACCTTTAATAGAGCTGACTCTCCATCTATCATAGGTGTCTCTATCATTACATCTTCATTGgctcataaaataaaatgattattgaaaaaaaagaaacaacacaCAACTTAACCATATACTAAGTCATTTAATTTACACATTAGATATAATTACATTCATCACATAAAATCATACGTACAATCATACTCTTTTAGACTTGATTTATCTGGTACGCATACTTGAGTCTAAATCATGAAATCATATACTTGTAGTTGTAATACACTACTCTACAGAGTTGTCACATGCAAGATTAGTATATATCATGGTCATAATAATATTAGCATTGTTTTTAAGATAAGACTTTCTACCACTTTGACCACCTAACCACCCTCCtctatataaatatgaatagtTAGTAAAGTTCAAGATAGCTTCACATAATAGGATAGTCTTTATCCTAATACACACCTTagtcactacaagaaaaaacgtTGCTATCTACTGTCAAACTTCGTAAATAAAAGCTAAAAGACTAAAATTTGTAAGTAAAAGAGTGTTATccaataattaaagataaaattcataaataaagtATTCGTAGATGATATTACTTACgaatttatatgtaattataaatatgtaggtaatgtattttttatctttaaccAGACATGATTCCTAACATTGataatctaatttatatttcattacaaTTCTTTGATATAAGGttcaattataatataacaCGTGTTATCAAAATTGTGAATAACTTCCAttactttttctataaaaatatattataaattacaattataatttacaaaGTAAGAAACTAGTTTAGTTTCTCAATTGTTCAACTGAATAagtacaaaaattacaaaatagcAAATTTTCTACTTCTAAAAGCATTAAAGCTTAAAGTTTAATTACATGTTAACATGGATGGAAGATAAAAGCAAATAAAGTGTACAGAAAAAGGGATACACCACTGGATGTGTCAAATCTTTGGATTTATCATTGGCTAAGCAGGAATTGATCCAAACTTTTGTTGCACCAACCCATTCATTACGCTGTCTAGAAGATCTGCGTGTGCTAGCAGAAGTGTCAGTATCAGTGCTATCAATTTGCGTGATATAAGTGGATGTGCTATGAACAATATCATTAAAAGGTCTTCGTATGGTATTAGAAGTGTCACAATCGGTGCCATCAATTTGCGTGATATCAGTGTGTGCTATGAGCATTATCAGTAGTGTTAGTATCAAAAGGCAAGATATGAGTATGCAGGAAAAGATCATCATAGTTATTTGTATAATGAGTGGGTAAaggtaaagataaaaaattgtcAGTTTTGTGAGTATAATGATAAGGAAAAAAGTTTTCATGGAAAATAACATTACGGGATATTTTCACCTTGTGATTTTTGGGATTTAGAAAAAGGTAACATTTTGTGCATTGTTTAAAATCTAAGAAAATACCAGGGACAACACGATCATCAAGCAATAATAGTGTTGGCATAGCAGAGACAGCAAAAAACGCGTAGTATGGAGAGATTACAGGGAGATCCATGTAACCGTTCATGAGGTGTGGCATTCTGTAAGACATGTGTAGGCATCTGGTTTATCAGAAAAACAGCATGCTGAGTTGCATAACACCAGGAAGCAGTTGGCAAATGTGAGTGAAAAAGTAATGCACGGGTGATGTTTAGGATGTGTTGATGTTTACGTTCAACCACCCTATTCTGTTCAGGTGTTTACACACATGTAGTTTGGTGATTAATGTCTTTACTTGAGAAAAGATCATTCATAATGAATTCAATACCATTGTCAGTGCGTATAGTTTTAACTTTGtaattgaattgattttgtacatagcaaagaaatttgattatatgagtTTTGACAGAAGATTTATCTAGCATAGGTATGATCCAAGTGTAACGCGAGAAATCATCAATGATAGTtagcaaatatttaaaaccattcATTGAAACAATATTGGGACCCCATATGTCAATATCCAGTAAATCATATAGACACAAAGAATTAGATATAGCAGTATAAGGAAGTTTCTTTTGTTTGGCCTAATGGCACGCATCACACGGATGTTGATTATCATCAATTTGTATGTAGGTGTGTTTGTTTTGCAAAAAATGTAACCCAGCATGAGATAAGTGTCCAAGACGAGCATGCCAAAGATTTGGATGCTTAATAGAACAAATTACAGGACTAATATTATTGTCAGGTGTACAAGCAAAGGAGACAAAAAAAATAGGTCATTATGTTGTCTAATCAAACCAATCTTCTCTTGACTTTGTATGTCCTGCACAATGCAGCCAGAAGGGGAAAAGATCAGTTGACAGTTGAGTGTGGCTATAAATTGTGAAACATAGATAAGATTGAATGAAAAGGCAGGAACATATAATACATTAGAAAGATAGAGTTTAGTGTTGAGTCTAACAGTACCCTTGTAATGGGCGTGTATTATTTTTCCATTGGGCAAGGTTATGGGAATGAGAGTAATTTGTTGATAAGAAGTAAAAACTTTTAAAGAGATACAAACGTGATCAGTGGCACCAGAATCTAATAACCAGATATTACCAGAATGGACGTGAGAAATCAAAACAATATTACCTAGAGAAGtgtttgcaaaaactgtgccaACATGGTTAATACGGACATTGGAAGGATTGATGCAGATTGTTTGAACAACTCGGCAAGAATTTGATATTGCTGGGGCGTAAGTTGGATAGTCTCGGCAGAAGAGCATTCTTGATCCAAGTCTTTTGGTTGATTACCAACATCAGTAGACGAAATAACACTATTAATTTGGCTGGGTTTGTGGTTCAAAAACTTGTGACCAAGAGGATAGTCGTGTTTCTTGAAACATATATCTATGGATGGCCAGTTTTGTGGCAATAGGTGTAGATCTTACGAGTGTTGGTATTTGTGTTTTTGAGATTCTGATGATCTTGATTAGgaaaacaatgttttttaaaGTAGGTACTTTCTTAATGACCAACTTTATTACAATAAGTGCAGGTGACAGAGGTAGAAGCATTCCTAGGAGAAAAATTAGACAAAGATGTGGTTTTAACAGAGGCAGTAACATGGTCAGTCATGAATTGACGTTCTTGTTGAATAACAAgggaaaatattttggaaattgGAGGAATGGGATCAAGAAGAAGAATATGtgattgtatatttatatagtgGTCATTCAAACCTCGTAGAAACTACGTGGCACGATCTTCATGTTTTTGTTGAGAAAGAATAGCACAAACAGTGCAAGAGTATTTAGTCTTGCAAACACAAACAAGGTCTGGACGGAAACTGTCAAGCTCATACCAAATAATCCACAATTTTGTGAAGAACTCTAAGCTCACCTTGGGACAGGATCGCCCTGGGCGAAACAGTTTTTAAGATCATTCCATATGTCGATAGCACGATCCATCCATATAATGCTTTCTCGAATGGAAGGAGAAACAGAATGCAGGAGTCACGAAACAACCATACTATTGCAGTGGAACCAAGCAGAAAAAGAAACATCAGTTTTGGCGGGTTGAATGGCGGATCCAAGAATGAACTCCACCTTGTTCTTGGCAGAGAGAACCGTTATGAAGGATCTGCTCCATGAATGATAATTTGTGATATTGAGGACAGGTGAAACAAGTGAAATGACGAGATTCTCGTTAGGGTGGAGATAAAGGTACAAATTTGTGGGATCTTAGGTAAGAGATTGTGTATCAGCGTTGGTCAAGGTGCAGAAATCAGAGAGAGCAGTAAAAATGTATTCTGATACTATCATATAATTGGAACaggataaagaaaagaaaggtttggaaagatagaagaaaggaaagagaagctagagaaagaagagaaatattATTGATCTTGTGAAAGTGTTCGGTACAAAAAGAAGGAGATATATATACAGGGAAAAAGGCACTAaagtattaatagaaaataagCGGTAGAGCGGTTATCAATATCACATCAAAGTAATGTGCCAATGATGTTGTCGGATCCTTTGCCTGCAACAAAAACACAAATGTTACGGTTTATGTATATGTTCACCTAAGGTTTTTCACTCGGTCTATGAACATATTGTTCATACAAAAGAAATCACTGTCGGAAACTTTCAAATTCATACAATAACATTATATAAcaacttatttaatatattttgctttttaactttcttagattttctcacttttcattCTTCCATCCATTCTACCTTTTTCTCTCCGAGaaattacatataaatgtttttacCCTGCTGGGAAAATTCCCATgaacacaaaaaatatacacAACACAATATTGATCATAAATCTTAGTTTTTATGAAAGATAAGAATCGCGATTTGGATCCTGCATCAAGTGTCAAatctaaaagttatttaattattacgtgatttatttttgtttttgtttctcatAGGTCATCATCTTTTTAGAGATGATTGAGATTTGATCGAACAATACGTACAGGCAGTTCTTCCGATGAGATCTTGAATGTTATTTCACTATATTTTACGTGCTCTTCGACTAAATTCAATCCACAAAACGTTTAAActtaactaataaaatttactttatcttGTATATTTAGTGTTcgtatttttataataaattagtgTTGGGATGTGTATAAAGAGAGAACACTTGGTTGTTTTGAAAAAGGATTTCTTTTAATGATTCATCAAGACTAAAAGTTATTTCACTAACcactttaaaaaaatcatatttagtttatattctaaaagttaccatttaaaagttattaaagatatatttgttGTACTCAATTTCTAAAGTTGATAGATTTCGAACACCATATATATCcttctatataatatataagggagagaaaaaaagttgtatcaagtataaaaaaTCTTCTAtattattgtgaaaaattgaaattccaAATCATGATCATATCATCATAGTATTTGTTTTatcagcaaggaatttatatatatatatatatatatatatatatatatatatatatatatatatatatatatatatatatatataaagacatTAAAAATGTCTCAATTCTTATAAAGaaaacctttcaaaatattatataattcaatgatcacataactaaaaaaaaattataaactaatttatattgatGCTCTTTATCAAAAGTTTGAATATAAACTGAtagtatatatttattgatttttgtttcttatgaaCCAAAAGCTCTCTCTTAATGCAAACCCCTTATTGGTGATTTATTAAGTTAGACATTCTATTTTTTcgtaaaataagaattataaattgcaatcatataataatatataaatattgtgtgAACACATAATTTTCTGTCGACAAGACaagtaaaagaaatgaaaaagtatttcttaaaaacatataaaataaagataacaataataaatcaaacaaacaaaaagtccgtaattataattataataataataataattattattattattttgacataaatatatattcttttaaaagagTGAGTTTctgtattaaattttataaaagaataagtttttctttttataaaagagTATTGAGGTTGTTGGTTTTCCTCCTTCATGTTCATTGTGTGTAGTTCTTAAGCCTAATTTACAggttgcttgttttcctccttCATGTTCATATTACTTAgtttttaagcctaattcaactCAAAAAATTGGCTTGTATGGTAAGGTTTGTatccatttatattttataatttgaccttatctctaatcgatgtgagacttccaacactcCCTTTCACACCGAGGTATAGATATCCGATAGTGGCCCGATAACGGGTGGAACAGAAATGGCTACATAGATATCGAACGTGAGACtaaacattaatgggtggtctgaTAACGATCCAATAACGGGTTAAACAACATGCCCAACAAGCATATCTCTAGGATAGACTCgaacctggctctgataccatattacaAAGAGAATTTTAAAgttaactcaaccccacaaaatcggtgTGTATGGTGAGGTTTGCAGccacttatattttataatttgacattatctctagtcgatgaaGACTTCCAACAACCCGTCCATATACGCTTTTTCTCCCTTGTAAAACatggtttttgttattttatttatagttgtgaTGACTCTTTAATAATGACCTGAATTTTAACCATCCATTCCTTAGTTGCAGTTtacaagaagagatttacatggaacAATTCATATTTGTTGCTCAAGGatgttttgaattaatattCTGTCTTCTATGTCTTttgcatattaaaaaaaaaaatgttaaaaggtTTCCAAAATCATAACTgagtttcaaaaattatttaacatatatattttttttaattttgatgttttatttaaatttaagaaataattaatttattttaatatgatttgatatattaaaatatgttagtttagtttttatattattattattattagttttagtattattattattttcattgaaataataattaataaaataataacatatattaaaataaactaaatgtgtttaaaattttataataaaagtaattttaaaaaattgttaaaattttaattaatatattctaatattaatatttaataattatttattaaattttaatttaaaaattaaaatttaaaatatatgttattaaagCGATTTGGAAGTCCCTTAACAAATTTGaacttttttccaaaaaaatcattaatgatttttaatatatatttttataaaaatcacaaaaaaacaaagttaGAATTCGATTATTCAGAATTATAACATACTTCGTTACAAAAATTATtgagaaaaagaagtaaaaaatattCGGTTTCTCATGAACCCTAACCCTAATAGTGttattttcgtaaataaaagaaaatgtacagaaaaaaaaatctaggaTAAGTGCAAAAAAGAAGGTAGGAACTCAAAATACACGTGCGGAAGATGCCGTGGAAAGGATGTCATTTGGAGTATAAAACCGATGTGGGACCCACAAACTTAGTGGCATACTGGGCAATAATTCGTAGATAGTGTATGACATGTTACAAATATTTTAGGAAAGGATaaagatatttagacaatattttttgacaacatttgaacatcatcatacatgtcattgtgtgattggtttcTGGTGGTGTCATtatgtcatttggaccaatcacacaatgacacgcatgatgatgttcaaatgttgtcaaaaaatgttgtctatatatCATTACCCTTTAGGAAAATGGgtttttaacaattcttttatcacaattttttataatatttatatgataaattcattttaaatatcagaacaataaaattatgtgatatagtttattgtcaaaaaattattaatatatcatatccaatattttatattttactttttgttattgCTTGCATGGAGGACCTAAAATTTTATGCATGAtctatgtttttctatttcaaaatatttataattgcCCACAACAGTGGATATTGTGTGCTTGGTTGCCAGAGAATGAATGTTGGAGTCAAATTAACATATTCAGTATTCtgtattaaagaaaaaaaaaaactcttacattatgtaataaaaattgattGTTGCGACATAACTCTTAtgttaaataactaaataactaaatttGATTAATGCAACGAATCTTTCGGAGCTAAATAactaaaactttaaatttaatttaaataagtttgaatgattaaatcggtagaagaaaatataaatattttagtaattaataacttttggtctataaataacaaatttaaaatataaagaaatggtTGAACTTCAATATACATGATATCAtacttgtttaaaatataaagaaaccataaatgtttaaaacaggttgtattaaataattaatggagAGAACGTTTTAAGCattcttcattaaaatataCGTAATATGATTAAgtgttttttattgtattatccTTTCCTTTTGGAAACATGTAAAACTCTGCCGCTTCTTATGTAAGCAATGCATAAAATAAGCTGTCACCAACATTTGTTTAATAATGGTACATGCATGTATCCTGCAAaaaaaactctataaataggctTTAGATTTCAGCACAAATCACACaattctctcaaccacttctatAGTACCTTGTGAAGCAATCAATGGCtcttttggttttctttgttttggtgTTTGCTGGGCAACTGATTGGTGGATTCAGTACCCAAAGGTTGCCACCATCAGAAAATGGAAACATTATAACTATTCTGAGCATTGATGGTGGTGGTATCAAGGGAATTCTTCCAGCAACAGTTCTTCATCACTTAGACACGACTCTTAAGGTTCATTCTTATTCTTTAAGACTATGCATATGTATTGAAATGACATGacatgaatgaattttgttgagttgcAGACTAAGGATCCAAATGCAGATTTAGCACATTATTTTGATGTGATAGGAGGAACTAGCACTGGTGGAATCATGGCAGCTATGTTAGCCGCCCCAAGTTCTCATGATCCCAATCGTGCTGCCTTTACTCCTGGACAAATTGTAGACTTCTACAAACAAAATGGCCCTCATATATTCAATGCATCTACTGggtataataataacattaatattctcacaacatcatcaatattaaCAATTGACAGAAACATATAATAAAGTGATTTCCTTTGTGTTTCTGATGATGAAACAACCAACATGCAGCACTCTATTCGGTCCCCAATTCGATGGAGAGTTTTTACATTACATAACTCGTAAAGTGTTGAAGAATACACGACTTAGTCAAACATTGACCAATGTTGTCATCCCAAGTTTCGACATCAAGACACAAAAGCCGGTTATATTCTCAAGCTATAAGGTTAGCAgcatatgcatatatattaatttcttgATACAATAAAATCGACAGACGAATTAATATAATGTTTGGGTGATGCAGCTTGGGAATGCTCCGTACTTAAATGCGTTGTTGTCGGATATAGCCTTATCGACTTCAGCTGCACCGATTATTCTACCACCTTACTATTTTGAGAACGAGGGTGTTGAGTTCAATATGATTGATGGTGCTGTAGAAGCTGGGAATCCGgtaaattaatttagatattgATTACATAAAATCATATGTGAATTGTGATGCagtttaagaaaatgaagtttGATTTGATCAGACACAAGTAACAATAAGTGAAGTGCTACAACACAATTCATATCCGAAAATCTTGGTGTTGTCTGTGGGAACTGGAGTAGAAAAAGTTACGGAGACCTATACTGCTCAGGAGACTGCCCATTGGCCAGGCGCGTGTTGGGTATTTCCTTTGATTGCTTTCCGTGGTCGTGGTTCTGCAGCCATGGATGAATACCACGTTCAATCATTCTTCAATGGCTCCCAACCTAGTTCCCAACCTAGTTATCAATACCTTCGAATTGAggtatatatatttctttctgTTTCTCGATAGTTATTTATAGCATTGGATTATATATTGATGAATCATGTCATCCATCAATGACAGGAACACGACTTGAATCCTGCTTTCGCCAATCTAGTTAATGTTACACCAGAAAGCATGCAAGGCCTTGAAGACACCGGAAAACAATTGTTAcatgaaaatgttttaaagttgaattttgATACTTTTGATCTTTATAAACTTAATCTGAAAAATTACGAGGCTCTTGACAggtgaagaaaaaatgaattaattaccTTTCAATTTACTCAACTATTAAATTTTGCTAGTTTTGAGGTGAATgcttttatgtatttttatgaaGGATTGCTGATATTTTGGTTGGAGAGAGACAAAGTCGTCTGGAACGGAAATCTATGGAAAAGAGAGGAAGACCACTTCTTGAAAATCTTAGGGTTTTTTCTGAGAAAACTGAAGCAAGTGTGACACTCCTAAAGAACCTTTTTATATAATGTGAATTGTATGATCTTGTAATAACTGGTTGTACTATATAGAATAAGGAAGGCATGTGAGTTCTATGTAACTCGTGTGGCTGCCAAGTATCTCTGTTTAAGAAAAGGTTCACAGTCCATGAGAGTTCTATGCAGCTCTTGTTGAAAGAACTGTGAATGTAATAAATGTCAATGTATAATTAATGtcaatgcataatcaattaGTCAAACCTAAGACATGttcaaataactatttttttactattgtaacatgatattaatattttaatttaaactaaatgtttaattaaaagttGTAATGGATGATGCTTCTAGAAAGAACATGGATAAGCTTGAAAAGGTGGGAAAGGACCTGTTGCTCCAAAAAGTTAAAAGGATGAATGTGAATATATTTCTTCCATTTGAACTCGACCAAACAAATGCTCAAGCTCTTGACAGGTCAGTACAACCATTTtcacaagattttttttttatgcatttatgCAGAATATTAAAGGATTATTTTAAAAGCTATACACAAaattgttttcatgttttttattagCAGGTAAACGTATATAAACAAAGAcctaaaacatataaaaatgtgaattaaatatcataactttctcttttatattcaaaacataactttACATTAACATCCTTTGAGTATGTTTCCTTCTACTATCCAAActttggtccgtttcaaatatacagTAAAACAGTGACAAAtaatttgttgtaaaaaaattattaaaatataatagtccTTAATGTTTTTTTGCTTTTAGATATTCCTGCTCCAACTTCTTTGTTTATATTACTAAGCAGTTACAAGCGGGCGGTGGGAAGtaagatttattttaacaatacaaattatttattgtagaaaataataaatagtattattgttgttattaagAATGCACTATTAGAAACTTTTTTGGGATATAGGATTAATGTCAATTGTCTAAGGTCTGATGAGTCCTCTGACGTTTGAAAAATGTCTTGAAATTCAAATCTGGGTGGATCATTCATCCGGATATATGATCTATACTGTTCTGAGAATATTTGCATAAGGCactttgatatcaaaattatctTAATGTTGGTAGTATAGAAATTAATGACATAATAAACACATATCAACTTCCTCCTTACCACAAACTTATTTATAAGTAAAGTGTGAACTTTTAATTAATACCGACTTAATcacaatcaaattataaatataataatgttgTAGTTCTAAGTTGATCAATATTAAGACTAAAACtctcaaaatgggtcacaatccggATCAATTCGGTCCATCAGGTTTGAGTTGAGTTgggtttgaaaatattatattttttttatgcgaaTCAGATTTCAATctggctcatttaaacccgactcatgcgggttgaacccgtggtaggCCGGGTTGGTCCACCAAcctacctacctaattttattttattaaaatttaattttaattttataaaaaatatttattattatttaggttctttaatttcaaaattaattaaatatccatattggaagtgaaatttagaagagaaatttgtttaaatttgaattatagaaagtttgtaattttattatttaagaaaaaaaatgtaactaaaTGAATCCATGATGGACCGGACCGGATGGAGAGCCGGATTActcgttttgacagctctaattaaaactaattcatGGTAGATTTTCTCTAATTTCGCCCATCTTCTCTCTCCCATTTTATTTATTCGCTTACACATCTCAGATTTAGATTCGTTACTACATTTTGAtcgtatatttaattttatgacgTTACCGGTAGCTTGATTTCTACggttaacaaatatttaaatgcaTACCGAATCTAATCTATAAAAGATCTTATTGGTAGCTTGATTTGTATAcaatttataacattttcatGCAAAACATGTACACAATCTTATGACACTTTGGAGGACTGCTGCATGTTGTCGGATCACaagagtaaaaaatatttgagcaGAAAGGTAAAAaagattcaatttttaaatgatttttttaccCATAATAcctttaacaaaattattttttcaactttgttGCATAAACAACGTTATACTTTATAGTGTTCCATTATTGTTCAAGCTTGATACTGATACTTTTGATTAAATATTCTAGAGTCATATTTCTTGTAGAACTCTATGATTTGTGCTGGAATAAAGAGAGGATGATCGAAATTGGATGAGTGTGGTGTTGCAAACTGTTACAAGTCTtatatcgattagagataaactaatttataatatataagtgaatataAATTTCACTTTACGAATGAATTTTGTGgaaattgaattaagtttaaaattcatttttttgtttacaagtcggttttgtgagattgaattagatttaaagtcaTTTCTTAATACAAAGAGTTAGCCGATGCTTATTCTCCGGATACCGTCATTGCTTCTTCTTCGGGAAAAGAAGTTCATGACCCGTAGGCCTTCTACTTTCACAAGGCATTGCTCCGTCAGGGTTTCATCCATTGCGGAAAATTCCCCACTGCTGCCTCCCGTAGAAGTCTGGGTCGTGTCTCAGTCCTAGTGTGACTGATCATTCTCTCGGACCAGCTACTGATCATCACCTTGGTAAGCTATTCCCTCACCAACTAGCTAATCAGACGCGAGCCCCTCCTCGGGCGGATTCCTCCTTTTCCTCCTCAGCCATGAAGGAAAATTAAATCTTTTTCCGTCAAACTGCTCATTCAAGTAAAGTTTTACCCTATGAGTATCTTAAAGTTGAGTGTAATGTTAATACAATATACGCATTTTAAGTTGAATCTTGTGAACACGTTttctagatttcaaaattcagtattgattaaattaatc from Vigna radiata var. radiata cultivar VC1973A chromosome 9, Vradiata_ver6, whole genome shotgun sequence carries:
- the LOC106773858 gene encoding patatin-1-Kuras 2, with product MALLVFFVLVFAGQLIGGFSTQRLPPSENGNIITILSIDGGGIKGILPATVLHHLDTTLKTKDPNADLAHYFDVIGGTSTGGIMAAMLAAPSSHDPNRAAFTPGQIVDFYKQNGPHIFNASTGTLFGPQFDGEFLHYITRKVLKNTRLSQTLTNVVIPSFDIKTQKPVIFSSYKLGNAPYLNALLSDIALSTSAAPIILPPYYFENEGVEFNMIDGAVEAGNPTQVTISEVLQHNSYPKILVLSVGTGVEKVTETYTAQETAHWPGACWVFPLIAFRGRGSAAMDEYHVQSFFNGSQPSSQPSYQYLRIEEHDLNPAFANLVNVTPESMQGLEDTGKQLLHENVLKLNFDTFDLYKLNLKNYEALDRIADILVGERQSRLERKSMEKRGRPLLENLRVFSEKTEASVTLLKNLFI